A window of Zingiber officinale cultivar Zhangliang chromosome 5A, Zo_v1.1, whole genome shotgun sequence contains these coding sequences:
- the LOC121982004 gene encoding UDP-galactose transporter 1-like — translation MDESKVLHLGMLRAVLAILQWWGFNVSVIIMNKWIFQKLDFKFPLTVSCIHFVCSTVGAFVAIKFLKIKPLIEVKYQDRWRRIFPMSFVFCINIVLGNVSLRYIPVSFMQTIKSFTPATTVILQWLVWKKMFEWRIWASLVPIVGGILLTSITELSFNGLGFCAALLGCLATSTKTILAESLLHGYKFDSINTVYYMAPYATMILAIPAMLIEGAGVMNWIYTHQSIYSSLVIIFSSGILAFCLNFSIFYVIHSTTAVTFNVAGNMKVAVAVLVSWLIFRNPISAMNAFGCAVTLLGCTFYGYVRHRLSQQAAIPGMPRTPRTPRGRMEMIPIVNNKQDKA, via the exons ATGGACGAGAGCAAAGTTTTGCACTTGGGGATGCTGCGGGCAGTGCTCGCCATCCTGCAATGGTGGGGCTTCAACGTTTCTGTGATCATCATGAATAAGTGGATCTTTCAG AAATTGGATTTCAAGTTTCCTCTAACCGTATCATGCATTCATTTTGTATGCTCTACTGTTGGAGCATTTGTTGCAatcaaatttcttaaaattaaaccACTTATCGAGGTAAAATATCAAGATCGTTGGAGGAGAATATTCCCAATGTCCTTTGTGTTTTGTATCAACATTGTATTGGGAAATGTCAGCTTGCGTTATATTCCTGTTTCATTCATGCAAACAATAAAATCCTTCACTCCTGCAACAACAG TGATTCTTCAGTGGCTAGTATGGAAGAAAATGTTTGAATGGCGCATATGGGCTTCATTGGTGCCCATTGTTGGGGGTATTCTTCTAACGTCTATAACTGAGCTTAGCTTCAATGGTCTTGGATTTTGTGCTGCATTGCTTGGGTGTCTTGCCACATCTACAAAGACAATTCTAGCAGAATCTCTTCTTCATGGATATAAATTTGACAG CATAAACACTGTCTACTACATGGCACCCTATGCGACCATGATATTAGCTATACCAGCAATGTTGATCGAAGGGGCCGGAGTCATGAACTGGATATACACACATCAGTCTATTTATTCATCGTTGGTCATCATTTTTAGCTCAGGAATACTAGCTTTTTGCCTCAACTTCTCGATCTTTTATGTCATACACTCTACCACAGCAGTTACATTCAACGTAGCTGGCAACATGAAA GTTGCCGTTGCGGTGTTAGTGTCATGGCTTATCTTCAGAAACCCCATTTCTGCTATGAATGCTTTTGGATGCGCGGTGACCTTGCTGGGGTGCACATTTTACGGGTACGTTCGACATCGGTTGTCTCAGCAGGCCGCCATTCCTGGAATGCCACGAACACCGCGCACCCCTAGGGGTCGAATGGAGATGATTCCCATTGTGAATAACAAGCAAGACAAAGCTTGA